The DNA window GAGCCGCCGCGGAGTAGACCGCCGAATTCGAACGAGCGCGTGGCTTTTTGCCGAAGGAGCCCTCGCAGATCGCACACCTGTACGTGGTTCAGCCGAGGAGAGACTCATCTATCGCGGGAACAAGTAGTCTCCATTGACCGTTTCCTCCCTTCGCGCATCCCCTTCGCCCCGACACCCTCTGCGTATTTTATCTTAGGTTATATGTACACGTAAGGTGCATACGCTTGCGTCAAAATCACATCTAAAATGGTATCTATAAAAAGGACAGACTTGTCTAGAACATCAATTTGCAATACCTTAATTTGCAAttccttaattatttttaaaaattgcgatTTCGTACAGCGTACAATCACGATTTAAACATTTCGTTTCtatcataaatttaaatacccTAAAACAGTATTAAATAAGAACATGTAAAATTTATGGTATTtgaatattcttaaaaaaaaggttgttttagaataatttaattaacctaattacggtaaaaaaaaaagaaaaaaaattagtgcttggttattaaaatagaaaaattttaattataatattgataagCCTATCgatgattatatttataatatcaaaatttatcttttatttgtattttatgcatCGCGAATAAGAAGACGATTGgctttcgttttattattcgacATTTCGATTCGCTTTTGCGTCACCATGCGATATTACGGAACGACCATTCATTCTCACTCGAATTACACGCATAATCTCTGTACAGAGAACGGAATACGTACGACTTGTACTGACCCGATCTCTGTGTTACGCCCACAGGCCGTTCGATCTAAATATAGCGACGATTTTTCGCGAGAAATGCAATCGAGACGTTGCTATATCGACACGACGCAACGATTCCACGAACCTTTTGCGAAATGCGTTTCTACTTGCGCAATTAGCTGCGGCTGTCTCGATTTTTCGTGAAAACTAAAAATACCGTCCGGCACAGTTTATTCATCGAAGCTATAAACGcatctatttaaataaacgcagCAAATTCTAACAAAtgttatatcaaattaaatacaagagcaataaagttttttttttttttttttttttttttcgtcgtcgtcgaaagTTGGAACTTTCGATGAAACGCCCGAGGGGACTTGTGGGATTCCGCCGTACTTTATTAGCCGCTAACCGATTCCGCTCTGTAACTTACGGGGAACACGTTGCGACGCGTTATCGTACGGCCGATATCTTTGTGAAGTCGCATACGCGCGCTACATCGCCCGGTTAAAAAGCGCCATTATTTACGCGCCGGACCCTTACGGCTTCGTATGCTTCTCCGCCCGACTGGCgcaaaatataatgtaatctGCCCTGTAAGTAAGTCGAATGTTTCGCCCGAGATCGGGGCCCCACGACCGGACCCCCTGCCTTTACACACACGCTGTACCGTTTTTTTAAAGCCGGCTCATTTACCGTCCCCGCGATTCGACCCGCGGTATCAGAGGCGAGAGCGACTCACTCACGGCGCATATATCGGTGCACTTTATGCCCATGTGTGGTCCGGTTGTCAATGCACCGGGAAATTTAAGATAAGAGGCCCCACGGGCTTGCAACCGAaggggaggagaaaagagagggagagagacgTCCGTCGCCATTACCGGAATCGGGGCCAAGCGGAGAGTTAAGTCCCCACCTCCCCCATACCTTAAAATGTACCGGTGCAACTGGGTTTAATTTACGATGTCTTTACGCGTCCCGCACGTCGGATCGCCAGATTTTTTCACACGCGTTATCCCGGATTGGTCGGAGACGAAACGAGAACCGCGATAAGGATAATCGAGGAGACTTACGTACGCGGCGCGGATGTATATTTGTGGAGACGTCCCCCGTCTCTTCGCCTTCATTAAAGGCGAAAAATCTGccaatttagaaaatatatctcGCATCGAAATGTTCTTGTTCCAAGACGGGCGAGATTGAGGGGAAATTTATCATTCCAGGGCATTTTACGTTatggtatttaattaattttctaataattgtaatatttaatttaaaatgccAGTCCTACGTAAATGCGGAGTAACATTAAAATTCATTTCGAATAATCAGCATAGTGTATTTATTTCCCTCCCTCTCACTTTCCCTGACACGCCGAGATTTGAGATCGTATTTTAAGAGACAACCACGGACTacaatcaaattaattaaacagaaatattgcACGCGCACACGGGAACgtgtattttactttttacctTGTTCAAAAACGTTTCCCTAAGCCGTTGCTATTACGCGACGGCCGCGGAGATTGACGGCGGATTCGAGCCCAATGAAATCAATTAAGTAGCAACGAGGGGGATCTAGAGATTGAGAGTCTTTGGCTCTCTTTGATGCGACGATCGCCGGTTCACCGGATACGTTCCGAGAAAGTCGACTCCCGAGGAGAAACGAGACAGATCGCGGTGTCCATTCTTTCCTGTGGAAGACAAGCCTTTGGAAATCCATACAAgagtaaagagaaagagaggagcgAAGGAGGAGGGAGTAGAAAACGGAAGAGAGTAAGAGGAGAGTCTTAACGATGTCAGGATGCGGGCGACTTTGGGGGGCAAATTATCGGCCTGTGGCCAATTACCAGGTGGAGGCGCCGATATATAGAAGAGAGCGGTTGCCGGAGAGTTCCGAGAATCGTCCTGGcggctaaaaataaaatcccaCCCGGGAGCGGTGATTATGTTCCGAAAAAAGAAGAATCGGGCGAAACGCGCTCGCTCTCGTGTGTGCAGGTGGCGAGTGggacggggggagggaggaggtcTGCGGATGATatgaacgagagaaagaagcgGAGAGGAGGCGAAAAGAGAGTGAGAAAGGACCCCTGTCCCTTCACCCCCTCCCCGTCCCCCTTATGGTGGATCATGTGCTGGGGCCTCAGTTAATGAAGTTGTCGGTTCAGGACGTTTACAGGTAGAGCCTACCTGCGTGTGGTCCATTCACAGCGACTGCTGCAGGACTGGTTAAGAGTTGCTTTACATCTTAACCtctgtgcgtgcgtgtgcgtgtgtgtcaTGGGCGTATGCGTGGGCTTGCAGGTCGGCCCGGCCAGTCAATCGGtgaaggagaaagaagagaagaagggCAAGAAGGTGATGGGATATATTGGTACGCGCGGCGTATGTCTCATCGTTACGTATATGAATGATTTTGCTCTCTTCGATGAACGTTgaatcgcgaaattaaatgtcCAGCTTTTCTAGAAGatcgatcttttttttaaagatctcacgtccgcgagatattttttttctttttcgaccACACGACGCTTTGGTCCGGCGGAGAGAGATTtaattgaaagataaaaagggAATAGAGAATAATTCTTCGAAAAGATCGGAGAGCTTTCGAGGAACAACGTGACTAAGTGAACGGAACAATCAACAATTTATTACCTACGACAAGAGAGGCCCAGTTTTAGATTCATTCATTCTCTGAAAAGAAAGCCGCAGCTGGCTTTCAATGAAATATCTGTTTTTACTGCGAACGTATCAGTGGAAAggagtttaaaataaatataaaaaaagactgTGTACTCTTAATGTATGCCGCTTGTTgcgatatttcaaatatacttGTAACAACGTGTTAATGTTTCTCATACTTTCGTTATTGCATCACCACCttgtcaattaaattttatcgcttATCGCGCCTCTAATCGTTTAtcgaaaaaattatgaattggCTTAGCCgcgcttattaattttgattaatttgaataaatttaaaataacttaatatttaattaacgttatataTCTGGCTCtttatgataaatattacttctTCAATAACGCGTCGTGTAAGCACGACgctataaaaatttcacataTCGTTAAACAAATAGAACGcacatttttcttattatcaaTGAATCACTTTGATAATCCGCGCACAAGTGTATTGAAGCAAGTACCCGAGGTCGCtataaatacgaaattttCGGCAGCTGGCGCTAATAAGTCAGTCGTAATTGTCCGCGAAAACTTTTTACTACAGTACCCTAACAATATGTaattcgtaataaatataaaaaattccaaTCCGTATTACAGTAccttcgtaatattttaagcctcgcatttagaaaaaaaaaaaagttttaatctaATGATCTAATTAATGATTTTCCTTTCCAGATGATGCATCGGCAGCAAAATACTCAATCATCCAACGACGATTTCGCGATGTATCCATCGGCCGCGTATCATTCCTCGTATCGCTCGACGCTATtgtcgtcgacgtcgacgtcatCGCCGTCGAGGTCGTCGCCCGCGGGATCGTCCTGCCCCGTGTTGGTCTCCGTTCTCACGTGGTCATTGACGCTGCTGCTGATCTCGTCCTGCATCGGCCTGGGCGCGGACGCCGCCACCCTTAGCGGCCATCCTCTGGGCAAAAGGTCGTTCTTCGACATTCAGTGCAAGGGCGTGTACGACAAGAGCATCTTCGCCCGTCTGGACCGCATCTGCGAGGACTGTTACAACCTCTTCCGGGAGCCGCAATTGCACATGCTTTGCAA is part of the Cardiocondyla obscurior isolate alpha-2009 linkage group LG14, Cobs3.1, whole genome shotgun sequence genome and encodes:
- the Itp gene encoding ion transport peptide-like isoform X3 encodes the protein MMHRQQNTQSSNDDFAMYPSAAYHSSYRSTLLSSTSTSSPSRSSPAGSSCPVLVSVLTWSLTLLLISSCIGLGADAATLSGHPLGKRSFFDIQCKGVYDKSIFARLDRICEDCYNLFREPQLHMLCKKECFTTDYFKGCLDVLLLTDEIGKIQMWIKQLHGADPGV
- the Itp gene encoding ion transport peptide-like isoform X1 — translated: MCDMISNKMMHRQQNTQSSNDDFAMYPSAAYHSSYRSTLLSSTSTSSPSRSSPAGSSCPVLVSVLTWSLTLLLISSCIGLGADAATLSGHPLGKRSFFDIQCKGVYDKSIFARLDRICEDCYNLFREPQLHMLCKKECFTTDYFKGCLDVLLLTDEIGKIQMWIKQLHGADPGV
- the Itp gene encoding ion transport peptide isoform X2, which produces MCDMISNKMMHRQQNTQSSNDDFAMYPSAAYHSSYRSTLLSSTSTSSPSRSSPAGSSCPVLVSVLTWSLTLLLISSCIGLGADAATLSGHPLGKRSFFDIQCKGVYDKSIFARLDRICEDCYNLFREPQLHMLCKQDCFSTQYFTSCIQALLLEDEKERLQEMVEYLGRKK